A genomic region of Alnus glutinosa chromosome 11, dhAlnGlut1.1, whole genome shotgun sequence contains the following coding sequences:
- the LOC133882276 gene encoding cyclin-D2-1-like — protein MSRSPDYSADDSLYCGEDAGEVASWVADTWISHRPPSSLFAYAPPSDESTVSMLIDSEPQHVPHPDYLRRCRDRSIDITARQDSINWILKVHAYYRFRPVTAFLSVNYLDRFLSSHSLRQPNGWPFQLLSVACLSLAAKMEELHVPLLLDLQVFCPDFVFAPRTVQRMELWVMTILNWRLRSVTPFDFLDYFISKLPSSSSSTPSPELFNRVFSASSDLILSTTRAIDFLGFAPSTVAAAAVLCASATATAEGSDSPVVDSKMPVVFHERVNKEMVRSCLQLMQEYLIDTCPAARLKEQTVEPAPPPSPIGVLDAAACGSCDTRSEYPGPTGLAEAEPSFKRLRSPAPDVQQR, from the exons ATGTCTCGCTCGCCGGACTACTCTGCCGATGATAGCCTATACTGCGGCGAAGACGCCGGCGAAGTGGCCTCCTGGGTAGCCGACACGTGGATCTCCCACCGCCCTCCGTCGTCCCTCTTCGCCTATGCTCCGCCGTCCGATGAGTCCACCGTTTCCATGCTCATCGACTCGGAGCCCCAACACGTGCCCCACCCGGACTACCTCAGGCGCTGCCGTGACCGCTCGATCGACATCACCGCTCGCCAGGACTCCATCAACTGGATCTTAAAG GTGCACGCGTACTATCGCTTCAGACCAGTAACGGCGTTCCTCTCGGTGAACTACTTGGACCGTTTTCTCTCGTCGCATTCTCTTCGG cAACCAAATGGGTGGCCGTTTCAGCTGCTATCGGTGGCGTGCTTGTCTTTGGCGGCGAAAATGGAGGAGCTCCATGTCCCACTGCTTCTGGACCTCCAAGTATTCTGCCCGGATTTCGTGTTCGCCCCGAGAACAGTCCAGCGAATGGAGCTCTGGGTTATGACCATTCTCAATTGGAGATTGCGCTCCGTCACGCCTTTCGATTTCCTCGATTATTTCATCTCCAAgcttccatcttcttcttcttccactcCTTCACCCGAGCTCTTCAACAGGGTCTTCTCCGCTTCTTCGGATCTCATTCTCAGCACCACCCGTG CGATCGATTTCTTGGGTTTCGCGCCATCGACAGTAGCAGCAGCGGCCGTGCTTTGTGCCAGTGCCACTGCCACTGCTGAAGGTTCTGATTCGCCGGTGGTGGATAGCAAAATGCCGGTGGTTTTCCACGAGAGAGTAAACAAA GAAATGGTGAGAAGCTGTCTCCAACTAATGCAGGAGTATCTGATCGACACGTGTCCCGCAGCCCGCCTTAAAGAGCAGACAGTCGAGCCGGCGCCGCCTCCGAGCCCCATAGGCGTGCTCGACGCCGCTGCGTGTGGGAGCTGCGACACGCGTTCCGAGTACCCCGGCCCCACCGGCTTAGCGGAAGCCGAGCCGTCCTTCAAGCGGCTGCGATCCCCTGCCCCGGATGTACAGCAGCGGTAG